One Calditrichota bacterium genomic region harbors:
- a CDS encoding AsmA family protein gives MRKALRITSLIAVLFLGILIILYAYLRIKFPPDKVQTLILEQLRENTHRKITATSLRIHPFSGFELHDLVVYDTTRFPKRVFLTVKSVQLNYRLWSLFKKKIEIKRIEVVEPHLFLRRNRNGVWNFEDLISPSANSPAPDSSSQELKIPGIVKKISLRLREFSVRDAGMNAEIADSLGEAVAKIGPISVQLDHFVLKGLNPATLLDHLSFQLSVFSRRGKIQVSLVPARGVPLPGFFLKKIEASGEWTLQTEFRTPEQPDSTEGDTLARPSARVRVAGAFHLKPMAIRLFGTRVSSADSLIRLVNNLPDVRTELKGEVAPKTLSVKFLNIQAAVGAFLRTAIRVSADSLSSTPDVRVACQQGRVNLTELSTYLKTLPLLGNNPLKSARLSGIIDFSDFRARATSAENHFNGSYRLQPLVQHLSLAIPEIGAQITRFSAKLLATGQIRDSNFIRGDVKASFVLPSLSVAPAESLEISGKNILGSSHFVLGRNGVPKKINFMFSADSLLGAQISSYSEFTVASVPYLKNLKIEDFDGSTQIQIQGLDVGGISGGSARGHLSASGLLVASYGMNAFVQATVHSNDLQYRYAPGIFESLPEIDFTGKGNLKSAPGFQKVFLNDFRLTLNDFVNGVIRATVEPLQKKANAQLEEFSVDLSRVRPFLPSDILESLQFADWNGRVTVQAEAQAALNPETDSLKVTVNGQATVTVPYFIDSELLLNVNDLALQADFGGTPDHLNARFQGDVRSAFLRDVLAGPVKNTHFEGRAEIRDLDSIHLKHFSLNQPDLHAVVQASGDVTHLSETFPRLNLAGDFSVHSSQPFPTLVGITLSGNLLGHFRVKTDSLTPENVCADGAITLKGFNVAIEKTATIRGIRGEIPFRMGVDIERSLLISNKTAVPISLTLYPVFQPYYFRSDSLFRTIGVDTISVLNYTLTNLRSDIRVENGRILLPNTRINLYDGNLVSQMWLNLGTGQLKDMSYEIRAQIARVNSAKFPGSRNRKKKQSQIAASFHFKGKGLDLEKGLDIQGGAEVTEIGPATTDNLLRSLDPQGLDKSIQQVRQLIRFGAKPKLISFRIRHGNLYPTILLSQPWYYPFKISGGKVSLVRIPLSFAINMALQTSEPIQ, from the coding sequence ATGAGAAAAGCTTTACGAATCACAAGCTTGATCGCGGTGCTGTTTTTAGGGATTCTGATCATTCTTTATGCGTATCTCAGAATAAAATTTCCGCCGGACAAAGTCCAAACCCTGATTTTAGAACAGCTTCGGGAAAACACCCACCGGAAGATCACGGCAACCTCCCTTCGTATTCATCCCTTTTCTGGTTTCGAATTGCACGATCTGGTTGTTTATGATACGACCCGTTTTCCCAAACGGGTTTTCCTGACCGTGAAATCCGTTCAATTGAATTATCGGCTATGGTCCCTCTTTAAGAAAAAAATTGAAATTAAACGGATTGAGGTCGTTGAACCCCATCTGTTTCTTCGCCGGAACCGAAACGGAGTCTGGAATTTTGAGGATTTGATTTCGCCTTCTGCAAATTCTCCCGCGCCGGATTCTTCTTCACAGGAATTGAAAATTCCCGGAATTGTGAAGAAAATCTCGCTTCGTTTGCGGGAGTTCTCTGTACGGGATGCGGGAATGAATGCCGAAATTGCCGATTCACTCGGAGAAGCCGTCGCAAAAATTGGCCCCATTTCTGTTCAACTGGATCATTTTGTCCTTAAGGGACTGAATCCCGCAACCCTTCTTGATCATTTGTCCTTTCAATTGTCGGTGTTTTCCAGACGCGGAAAAATTCAGGTGTCGCTGGTGCCTGCGAGGGGTGTTCCTTTGCCCGGGTTCTTTCTAAAGAAGATCGAAGCCTCGGGGGAATGGACCCTGCAAACGGAATTCCGCACGCCCGAACAGCCGGATTCAACCGAAGGCGACACGTTGGCGCGTCCATCCGCCCGCGTTCGTGTGGCCGGTGCGTTTCATCTGAAGCCCATGGCCATTCGGCTTTTCGGAACCCGCGTATCTTCGGCCGATTCCCTCATTCGCCTCGTCAACAACCTGCCGGACGTTCGGACTGAGCTGAAGGGTGAGGTGGCTCCGAAAACCCTTTCCGTGAAATTCCTGAACATACAAGCAGCGGTGGGGGCTTTTTTGCGCACGGCAATTCGGGTGTCTGCCGACAGCCTCTCAAGTACTCCGGATGTGAGGGTCGCCTGTCAGCAGGGACGGGTCAACCTCACGGAACTGAGTACGTATCTCAAAACCCTTCCGCTTTTGGGTAACAATCCCCTGAAATCGGCCCGGTTGTCCGGAATAATCGATTTTTCAGATTTTCGTGCCCGCGCAACATCTGCGGAAAACCACTTCAACGGCTCCTACCGGTTGCAGCCGCTGGTTCAGCATCTTTCACTTGCCATTCCTGAAATCGGGGCACAAATAACCCGTTTTTCTGCGAAACTTTTGGCCACCGGACAAATCAGGGATTCAAACTTTATTCGGGGAGATGTAAAGGCTTCATTTGTTTTGCCTTCATTGTCTGTGGCTCCTGCGGAAAGCCTGGAAATTTCCGGGAAAAATATCCTCGGTTCGTCTCATTTTGTGCTGGGGAGAAATGGGGTTCCGAAAAAAATAAATTTTATGTTTTCTGCCGACAGCCTGCTGGGGGCACAAATCTCCAGTTATTCGGAATTTACAGTGGCTTCCGTTCCGTATTTGAAAAATCTGAAAATTGAGGACTTCGATGGATCGACGCAAATTCAGATCCAGGGATTGGACGTGGGGGGGATTTCAGGCGGCAGTGCCCGGGGGCATCTGAGCGCCAGCGGACTTCTGGTGGCCAGTTACGGAATGAATGCCTTTGTTCAGGCAACCGTGCATTCAAATGACCTCCAATATCGTTATGCCCCGGGTATTTTTGAATCCCTTCCTGAAATTGATTTTACGGGAAAGGGAAATCTGAAAAGTGCACCGGGTTTTCAAAAGGTTTTTCTGAATGATTTCAGACTAACCCTCAACGATTTTGTCAATGGGGTTATTCGCGCCACCGTTGAGCCGCTTCAGAAAAAAGCCAATGCACAATTGGAGGAATTTTCGGTTGACCTCTCCAGGGTGCGCCCCTTCCTTCCGTCGGATATTCTGGAAAGCCTTCAGTTTGCGGATTGGAATGGACGGGTGACGGTTCAGGCGGAAGCTCAGGCAGCCCTGAATCCGGAGACGGATTCTTTGAAGGTGACCGTTAACGGACAGGCAACGGTTACGGTTCCTTATTTTATTGATTCGGAACTCCTGTTGAATGTGAATGACCTTGCCCTGCAAGCCGATTTCGGCGGTACACCGGACCATTTAAACGCCCGGTTTCAGGGCGATGTCCGATCGGCATTTTTGAGGGATGTGCTGGCAGGGCCCGTCAAAAATACACATTTTGAGGGCCGGGCAGAGATCAGGGATCTGGATAGCATTCACCTGAAGCATTTTTCTCTCAACCAGCCGGATCTCCACGCGGTTGTTCAGGCAAGCGGCGATGTTACCCATTTGAGCGAGACCTTTCCGCGGCTGAACCTGGCAGGCGATTTTAGCGTGCATTCCTCTCAGCCCTTTCCAACCCTTGTAGGCATAACCCTTTCAGGAAATCTTCTGGGGCATTTTCGGGTGAAAACCGATTCGCTTACTCCTGAAAATGTGTGTGCAGACGGGGCAATCACGCTTAAAGGATTTAATGTAGCCATTGAGAAAACAGCGACGATCAGAGGAATTCGCGGGGAGATTCCCTTTCGCATGGGGGTGGATATCGAAAGAAGTCTTTTAATTTCGAACAAGACGGCTGTTCCGATTTCGCTGACGCTGTACCCGGTTTTCCAACCGTATTATTTTCGATCCGATTCTCTTTTTCGAACCATTGGCGTAGATACCATTTCTGTTTTGAATTACACGCTTACAAATCTGCGAAGCGACATCCGGGTGGAAAATGGGCGTATTTTACTGCCCAATACCCGAATAAATTTGTACGACGGAAACCTTGTTTCGCAAATGTGGTTAAATTTGGGTACGGGGCAGTTGAAGGATATGTCATACGAAATTCGGGCTCAGATTGCACGGGTAAATTCGGCCAAATTTCCCGGCTCGCGGAACCGGAAAAAGAAACAGTCCCAAATTGCGGCTTCTTTTCACTTTAAAGGAAAAGGCCTGGATCTTGAAAAGGGTCTGGATATACAGGGGGGTGCTGAGGTAACGGAGATTGGCCCCGCAACCACAGACAATTTGTTGAGAAGCCTGGATCCCCAGGGTCTTGACAAGAGTATTCAACAGGTGCGTCAGCTCATTCGCTTCGGGGCAAAACCCAAGCTGATTTCCTTCCGTATCCGGCACGGAAACCTGTACCCAACGATTCTTCTGTCGCAGCCCTGGTATTATCCCTTTAAAATATCCGGCGGAAAAGTGTCGTTGGTGCGAATTCCGCTGTCGTTTGCGATTAATATGGCGCTGCAGACGTCAGAACCGATTCAGTAG
- a CDS encoding YdbL family protein gives MKKVIGFGLLAILSVGLYSCSIKAPEVTITGEKTTLEKQVEGTYQEIENDADMVASTRALEGKRKPVMSIEKRLVLKAIQNRKFNQDDVEEFKRMGIFGENNQGLLEIRNPDKLEKNPELKKRALMILNEENHDRKIIMNRIIQVNENLKNASPEEVQAVFAKMNRENSRPGTWIQLPNGKWVKKK, from the coding sequence ATGAAAAAGGTCATAGGGTTTGGACTGTTGGCGATTCTGAGTGTCGGATTATACAGCTGCAGTATCAAAGCCCCCGAAGTCACCATTACAGGTGAGAAAACAACCCTTGAAAAGCAGGTTGAGGGGACGTATCAGGAGATTGAGAACGATGCCGATATGGTGGCCTCTACCCGGGCCCTTGAGGGCAAGCGGAAACCGGTGATGTCCATTGAAAAACGGCTGGTTTTAAAAGCCATTCAGAATCGCAAATTCAATCAGGATGATGTGGAAGAATTTAAACGCATGGGGATTTTTGGCGAAAATAATCAGGGACTACTGGAAATACGGAACCCGGATAAATTGGAAAAGAACCCGGAGCTCAAGAAACGGGCCCTCATGATTCTAAATGAAGAAAATCATGATCGTAAAATTATTATGAATCGAATTATCCAGGTAAACGAGAATCTAAAGAACGCTTCTCCGGAAGAGGTTCAAGCCGTTTTTGCAAAAATGAATCGCGAGAATTCCAGACCCGGAACATGGATTCAGCTTCCAAATGGAAAATGGGTGAAAAAGAAATAA